Proteins encoded within one genomic window of Cyprinus carpio isolate SPL01 chromosome B22, ASM1834038v1, whole genome shotgun sequence:
- the LOC122141555 gene encoding DNA damage-regulated autophagy modulator protein 2-like isoform X1 codes for MWWFQEGLCVLPAALVTWTAATFIFAYITAVILRHVDPLVPYISDTGTVAPERCVFGLMLNVSAFLGVATMYVRYKQIQALMDVNDTRLNLLNQIGFVLGCGSSLGMCVVANFQKTTLFAMHLVGAMLTFGVGALYILVQTLLSYRMQPHIHSKTIFWTRLSVCIWTFSSIISMFVSSVIMYWTLSGTEVNQKLHWTPGELGFTPHIVSTISEWSLALSFISFFLTYIRDFKVKRLTAEARNLLSVSPELVDYLQIVVRY; via the exons ATGTGGTGGTTTCAGGAGGGCTTGTGCGTCTTGCCCGCGGCACTGGTCACCTGGACCGCCGCTACCTTCATCTTCGCTTACATCACGGCCGTCATCCTGAGACACGTGGACCCGCTGGTGCCCTACATCAG TGACACGGGGACGGTTGCGCCGGAGCGATGCGTGTTTGGACTCATGCTGAACGTGTCTGCGTTTCTAG GTGTCGCTACTATGTACGTGCGCTATAAGCAGATTCAAGCCCTCATGGACGTGAACGACACTCGTCTGAACCTCCTCAATCAGATTGGCTTCGTTCTGGGCTGCGGAAGTTCGCTCGGCATGTGCGTCGTCGCAAACTTCCAG AAAACCACTCTGTTCGCGATGCATCTGGTGGGCGCCATGCTGACGTTCGGCGTGGGCGCTCTGTACATCCTGGTCCAGACACTGCTGTCGTACCGCATGCAGCCGCACATCCACAGCAAAACCATCTTCTGGACGCGGCTGAGCGTCTGCATCTGGACCTTCTCCAGCATCATCAGCA TGTTCGTGTCATCGGTCATCATGTACTGGACTCTGTCAGGAACCGAGGTCAACCAGAAGCTGCACTGGACCCCTGGAGAACTG ggttTCACGCCGCACATCGTCAGCACCATCTCCGAATGGTCTCTCGCGCTGTCCTTCATCAGCTTCTTCCTCACCTACATACGAGACTTCAAGGTAAAGCGTCTCACAGCGGAGGCTAGAAACCTGTTGAGCGTGTCTCCAGAGCTGGTGGATtatttacaaattgtagtccgttactga
- the LOC122141555 gene encoding DNA damage-regulated autophagy modulator protein 2-like isoform X2 has protein sequence MWWFQEGLCVLPAALVTWTAATFIFAYITAVILRHVDPLVPYISDTGTVAPERCVFGLMLNVSAFLGVATMYVRYKQIQALMDVNDTRLNLLNQIGFVLGCGSSLGMCVVANFQKTTLFAMHLVGAMLTFGVGALYILVQTLLSYRMQPHIHSKTIFWTRLSVCIWTFSSIISMFVSSVIMYWTLSGTEVNQKLHWTPGELGFTPHIVSTISEWSLALSFISFFLTYIRDFKVKPSRAEAQLQSEHLYDSHHSRRSETSPLLAGSI, from the exons ATGTGGTGGTTTCAGGAGGGCTTGTGCGTCTTGCCCGCGGCACTGGTCACCTGGACCGCCGCTACCTTCATCTTCGCTTACATCACGGCCGTCATCCTGAGACACGTGGACCCGCTGGTGCCCTACATCAG TGACACGGGGACGGTTGCGCCGGAGCGATGCGTGTTTGGACTCATGCTGAACGTGTCTGCGTTTCTAG GTGTCGCTACTATGTACGTGCGCTATAAGCAGATTCAAGCCCTCATGGACGTGAACGACACTCGTCTGAACCTCCTCAATCAGATTGGCTTCGTTCTGGGCTGCGGAAGTTCGCTCGGCATGTGCGTCGTCGCAAACTTCCAG AAAACCACTCTGTTCGCGATGCATCTGGTGGGCGCCATGCTGACGTTCGGCGTGGGCGCTCTGTACATCCTGGTCCAGACACTGCTGTCGTACCGCATGCAGCCGCACATCCACAGCAAAACCATCTTCTGGACGCGGCTGAGCGTCTGCATCTGGACCTTCTCCAGCATCATCAGCA TGTTCGTGTCATCGGTCATCATGTACTGGACTCTGTCAGGAACCGAGGTCAACCAGAAGCTGCACTGGACCCCTGGAGAACTG ggttTCACGCCGCACATCGTCAGCACCATCTCCGAATGGTCTCTCGCGCTGTCCTTCATCAGCTTCTTCCTCACCTACATACGAGACTTCAAGGTAAAGC CATCTCGAGCGGAGGCGCAGCTCCAGAGCGAACACCTGTACGATTCGCACCACTCTCGGCGCTCGGAGACGTCTCCGCTGCTCGCCGGCAGCATCTGA
- the dennd2db gene encoding DENN/MADD domain containing 2Db, with protein sequence MACFIRRRLLLEEVHSGQLFFEYLLVVSLRKKRNEEGYEPHITYQFPKREVMGRLQREEEEKCMKAAHLFCFPEGINWAPLTEYKSETFSFVLTEVDGSRRNGYCRRLLPAGRGARVPEAYCIISRVACFGLFSKIFDEVEKRRQISKAMIYPFMQSLAENTVTVTSFIPDAGTEIISLTRPAESWLEHVDFRTLFRCLNDDEVLMVFAATVMERQIIFISEELSTLSQVLHAVAALLYPFVWQHTFISIVPTVLIDVCAAPTPFLLGVQKSLLEQLTDHSDLMIVDLSPGAETKFITRMGDEESLLPAKLKEELLSRLSARKRDASTEELNRLVSEAFLSVFVRSVGHFSQHFRRSGNSRRFHKKSFLKAVQHKSHVDFVKLFIQTQMFDLFIQEEETQANPNAFFHRKVLEYHERKKKEKTKAGWV encoded by the exons ATGGCGTGTTTTATTCGGCGGCGGCTCCTGCTGGAGGAAGTACACTCGGGTCAGCTCTTCTTCGAGTATCTGCTGGTGGTCagtctgaggaagaagaggaacgAGGAAGGTTACGAGCCCCACATCACATACCAGTTCCCcaag cgtgAGGTGATGGGACGTCTGCAGCGCGAGGAAGAGGAGAAGTGCATGAAGGCCGCTCATCTCTTCTGCTTTCCAGAGGGAATCAACTGGGCTCCTTTGACCGAATACaagag CGAGACGTTCTCGTTCGTTCTGACTGAAGTGGACGGCAGCCGGAGGAACGGATACTGCAGGAGACTGCTG ccGGCCGGACGCGGCGCTCGTGTTCCAGAGGCGTACTGCATCATCAGCCGCGTGGCTTGTTTCGGACTATTCTCAAAG ATCTTTGACGAGGTAGAGAAGCGCAGGCAGATCTCCAAAGCCATGATCTATCCGTTCATGCAGAGCCTCGCCGAAAACACCGTCACCGTCACCAGCTTCATCCCGGACGCTGGCACAGAG ATCATCAGTCTGACGCGGCCAGCCGAGTCCTGGCTCGAACACGTCGACTTCCGCACACTCTTCCGCTGCCTGAACGATGACGAGGTGCTGATGGTGTTCGCCGCCACCGTCATGGAGCGACAAATCATCTTCATCTCTGAGGAGCTCAG cactcTGTCGCAGGTTCTTCACGCTGTAGCTGCTCTGCTGTATCCGTTCGTGTGGCAGCACACGTTTATATCAATCGTTCCTACGGTTCTGATCGACGTGTGCGCCGCGCCGACACCCTTCCTGCTGGGAGTCCAGAAGAGCCTGCTGGAGCAGCTGACAGACCACAGCGAc CTGATGATTGTTGATCTGTCGCCTGGAGCAGAAACTAAATTCATTACCAga ATGGGAGACGAGGAGTCGCTGCTGCCTGCTAAACTGAAGGAGGAGCTGCTGTCGCGACTGTCTGCGCGCAAACGTGACGCCT CGACGGAGGAGCTGAACCGGCTGGTGTCAGAGGCCTTCCTGTCCGTCTTCGTCCGGAGCGTGGGTCACTTCTCGCAACACTTCAGGAGGAGCGGGAACTCACGCCGCTTTCACAAGAAGAGCTTCCTGAAGGCCGTGCAGCACAAGTCACACGTGGACTTCGTCAAGCTCTTCATCCAGACGCAGATGTTCGATCTGTTCATTCAGGAAGAGGAAACGCAGGCCAACCCTAACG CGTTCTTTCACAGGAAGGTGTTGGAGTATCACGAgaggaagaagaaggagaagacgAAGGCCGGATGGGTGTGA